One window of Leptospira yasudae genomic DNA carries:
- a CDS encoding UDP-glucose dehydrogenase family protein, producing MKVCVIGSGYVGLVAGACFAEYGNHVICVDKDETKIANLKKGIIPIYEPGLSELVLTNWKEKRLDFTTSLKEGVEKSEIIFIAVGTPTLPDGSSDLSAVFAVAKEIGKSINGYKVIVDKSTVPVGTAAQVKAIIANETKQEFDVVSNPEFLKEGAAIDDFMRPERVVIGAETQKAGDLIAQLYAPFVLNGNPILRMGVVSAELTKYACNAFLATKISFANEIANLCEAVGGNYEDVRKGMGTDSRIGRQFLYAGIGYGGSCFPKDVRALIKTSEDEGAPLQIIRKVEEVNEAQKLRLYEKIVKFYGESGLAGKTFAVWGLSFKPGTDDMREAPSIPLLLKLHDKNVKLQVYDPVSKETSGHYFEGKVQYADDAYSALKDADALLLLTEWREFREPDFAKVKSLMKQSVIFDGRNQYSPESMKKQGFQYFSIGKPAV from the coding sequence ATGAAAGTTTGTGTGATTGGAAGCGGGTATGTCGGTCTCGTCGCTGGGGCTTGTTTCGCGGAATACGGAAATCACGTGATTTGCGTCGATAAGGACGAAACAAAAATCGCAAATCTTAAAAAAGGAATCATTCCCATCTATGAACCGGGTCTTTCCGAATTGGTTTTGACCAATTGGAAGGAAAAACGGTTGGATTTCACGACTTCTCTCAAGGAAGGCGTGGAAAAATCGGAAATCATTTTTATCGCTGTGGGAACTCCCACACTCCCGGACGGATCGTCGGATCTTTCCGCGGTCTTTGCGGTCGCAAAGGAAATCGGTAAATCCATTAACGGATACAAGGTCATCGTGGATAAGTCCACCGTTCCGGTCGGAACTGCGGCTCAAGTCAAAGCGATCATCGCCAACGAAACCAAACAAGAATTCGATGTCGTTTCCAACCCCGAATTTTTGAAAGAAGGAGCGGCGATCGACGACTTTATGCGTCCCGAACGCGTCGTGATCGGAGCGGAAACGCAGAAAGCCGGCGACCTCATCGCACAATTGTATGCGCCTTTCGTTCTCAACGGAAATCCGATTCTCCGCATGGGGGTCGTTTCCGCGGAACTTACCAAATACGCGTGTAACGCGTTCCTCGCGACGAAAATCTCCTTTGCCAACGAGATCGCGAACCTTTGCGAAGCCGTCGGAGGAAATTACGAAGACGTGCGCAAAGGAATGGGAACCGACTCCAGAATCGGAAGACAGTTCTTGTACGCGGGAATCGGATATGGAGGTTCTTGTTTTCCGAAGGACGTTCGCGCCCTCATCAAAACGTCGGAAGACGAAGGTGCGCCCTTGCAGATCATCCGCAAAGTGGAAGAAGTCAACGAGGCGCAAAAACTCAGACTCTATGAGAAAATCGTAAAGTTTTACGGAGAATCCGGTCTTGCCGGAAAGACCTTCGCGGTTTGGGGACTTTCCTTTAAACCGGGAACGGACGATATGAGAGAGGCTCCTTCGATTCCTCTTTTGCTCAAACTACATGATAAAAACGTAAAATTACAGGTCTATGATCCGGTTTCCAAAGAGACTTCGGGTCATTATTTCGAAGGGAAGGTGCAATATGCGGACGATGCATATTCCGCTCTTAAAGACGCGGACGCTCTTCTTCTTTTAACCGAATGGAGAGAATTTAGAGAACCCGATTTCGCGAAAGTGAAGAGCCTGATGAAACAAAGCGTGATCTTCGACGGAAGAAATCAGTATTCTCCGGAATCCATGAAAAAACAAGGGTTTCAGTATTTCTCGATCGGAAAGCCGGCCGTATAA
- a CDS encoding ABC transporter permease, with product MLKNLPILWILVRRDYALQFAGSSLGISWMLIQNLSLILIYTIVFLFLHLKGNPESASDFIGYAFSGLLFWIPLQEYMIRGTSILTENRQLIKRSPLGPEIFLWIPYVQMLVHFAVTAVPILVVLIVLDKLNVYFFPLGVLIVVVTGYLLSFVQGYLARANVILRDITPLIRLISQFFFWSLPILYVSSGFLQEVNVWNPLNFPLELFRFVLLNDFVPVFHWKEFLPSLIFFPLIGILSRSKFHSVILDHL from the coding sequence GTGTTGAAAAATTTGCCGATTCTTTGGATCTTAGTGCGGAGAGATTACGCCTTACAATTCGCGGGAAGTTCCTTGGGAATCTCGTGGATGTTGATTCAAAACCTCAGTTTGATCCTTATCTACACGATCGTCTTTTTATTTCTTCATTTAAAAGGAAATCCCGAATCCGCTTCCGACTTTATCGGATACGCGTTCAGCGGTCTTTTGTTTTGGATTCCTCTTCAGGAATACATGATCCGCGGAACTTCCATTCTTACCGAAAACAGACAACTCATCAAACGGTCTCCTCTTGGCCCCGAAATCTTTCTTTGGATTCCTTACGTGCAGATGCTCGTTCATTTCGCCGTGACGGCCGTTCCGATTCTGGTCGTTCTGATTGTATTAGATAAATTGAATGTTTATTTTTTCCCGCTCGGTGTTTTGATCGTGGTTGTCACGGGATATCTGCTTTCTTTCGTGCAGGGTTATCTCGCGAGAGCCAACGTGATTCTTCGGGACATCACTCCTCTGATTCGACTGATCTCCCAATTCTTCTTTTGGTCCCTGCCGATTTTATACGTTTCCTCCGGCTTTTTGCAGGAAGTCAACGTTTGGAATCCGTTGAACTTTCCTTTGGAACTTTTCCGTTTCGTATTATTAAACGACTTCGTTCCCGTTTTTCATTGGAAAGAATTTCTTCCGTCCCTGATTTTTTTTCCTTTGATCGGAATCCTCAGCCGTTCTAAATTTCATTCCGTCATTCTGGATCATCTTTGA
- a CDS encoding ABC transporter ATP-binding protein has protein sequence MSLKVENLNKVYTGFSGPSHRILNVLTLGFFGNDVRYDALKNVSFEIGSGEIVGLIGRNGAGKSTLLKVLTGVSSYASGKILKTGTLRSILELGVGFNPELDGRENLYYNGLVWGLSPKEIESSMEEIFTFAGLQEFKNIPIKQYSSGMVMRLGFALATFARPDILIVDEALAVGDASFQQKCLQRFRSFQEQGTMTLIVSHDLELLKSVCSRVLILEKGKLVFDGDPVEGFREYMQIIADAGSGQENVLPLQKDSPVETLSVGIQHKGQINPKILPVGAEVEITVGVKFKKEIPDLTVGFHIDDARGIRAFGTNTFHLGNSLKNIRAGESVRAQFRLPLNFSAGKYSLGIALHEGDNHVGSNYLWKDGILSFELERLDLPKFEGAAWLPVQSRLEKDASS, from the coding sequence TTGAGCTTAAAAGTAGAAAATCTGAACAAGGTTTACACCGGTTTTAGCGGCCCTTCCCACCGGATTTTAAACGTACTCACGCTCGGTTTTTTCGGGAACGACGTGCGTTACGACGCTCTGAAAAACGTAAGCTTTGAAATCGGTTCCGGAGAAATCGTCGGTTTGATCGGAAGAAACGGCGCGGGAAAGTCCACTTTGTTGAAAGTTCTCACGGGAGTTTCTTCGTACGCGTCGGGGAAAATTCTGAAAACGGGAACGCTTCGATCCATCCTCGAACTCGGAGTCGGATTCAATCCCGAACTTGACGGACGGGAAAATCTGTATTACAACGGTCTCGTTTGGGGACTGAGTCCGAAAGAAATCGAATCCTCGATGGAGGAGATTTTCACCTTCGCCGGTTTACAAGAATTTAAGAATATTCCGATCAAACAATATTCTTCCGGAATGGTGATGCGCCTCGGCTTTGCGCTCGCGACGTTTGCACGGCCCGACATTCTCATCGTGGACGAGGCTCTCGCGGTAGGAGACGCGAGTTTCCAGCAGAAATGTCTGCAGCGTTTCCGTTCGTTTCAGGAACAGGGAACGATGACGCTCATCGTCAGTCACGATCTCGAACTTTTAAAGTCCGTCTGTTCTCGGGTTCTCATTTTGGAAAAAGGAAAACTGGTTTTTGACGGAGATCCCGTCGAAGGATTTCGCGAATACATGCAGATCATCGCGGATGCGGGGAGCGGACAAGAAAACGTTCTTCCTTTGCAGAAGGATTCTCCCGTGGAAACTCTTTCGGTCGGAATTCAACACAAAGGCCAGATCAATCCGAAGATTCTTCCGGTCGGCGCCGAGGTGGAAATTACGGTCGGCGTAAAATTCAAAAAGGAAATCCCCGATTTGACGGTCGGCTTTCACATCGACGATGCTCGGGGAATCCGTGCTTTCGGAACGAACACGTTTCACCTCGGAAATTCGCTGAAAAACATCCGCGCGGGAGAATCCGTCCGGGCGCAGTTCCGACTTCCTCTGAATTTTTCCGCAGGAAAGTATTCGCTGGGGATCGCGTTGCACGAAGGGGACAACCACGTGGGAAGCAATTACCTTTGGAAGGACGGGATTCTTTCTTTTGAGCTGGAACGGCTCGATCTTCCGAAATTCGAGGGTGCGGCTTGGCTTCCGGTCCAAAGTCGCCTGGAAAAAGACGCTTCTTCCTGA
- the lexA gene encoding transcriptional repressor LexA, with product MKDLTDKQQAVLTFITAIIKERGFPPTIREIGDEFGITAKGAYDHLKAIEKKGYLKTAKNQSRAIELIRQSPMESLPVQATSIPVIGRVAAGLPIFAEENIESYIPVPDEMAKGNVPMYALRVQGDSMVEAGINDGDIAIIEKRDIARNGEIVVALIEDEATLKVYYKEQDQIRLEARNPKYKPIKTKKATVMGKLIGLYRIY from the coding sequence ATGAAAGACCTGACAGACAAGCAACAGGCTGTCCTCACATTCATCACTGCAATCATTAAGGAACGCGGTTTTCCTCCTACGATCCGGGAAATCGGAGACGAATTCGGAATCACCGCGAAAGGCGCTTACGATCACCTCAAGGCGATCGAAAAAAAGGGATATCTCAAGACCGCTAAGAATCAATCCCGCGCAATCGAACTCATCCGTCAAAGCCCGATGGAATCTCTTCCCGTGCAAGCGACGAGCATTCCCGTAATCGGTCGAGTCGCGGCCGGTCTTCCGATCTTCGCCGAAGAAAACATCGAATCCTACATTCCCGTCCCCGACGAGATGGCAAAGGGCAACGTTCCTATGTATGCGCTTCGGGTTCAGGGAGATTCCATGGTGGAAGCGGGAATCAACGACGGCGATATCGCGATCATCGAAAAACGAGACATCGCACGCAACGGTGAAATCGTAGTCGCGCTCATCGAAGACGAAGCCACATTGAAAGTATATTATAAAGAACAGGATCAGATTCGACTCGAAGCGAGAAATCCGAAATACAAACCGATCAAAACCAAGAAAGCAACGGTGATGGGCAAGCTGATCGGATTGTATCGAATTTACTGA
- a CDS encoding JAB domain-containing protein: MKSSGKLSERLGPFPDPRTRIAYEAESLEDWELLAVLLGRGNRAQPIEELSRNILHQSKGLGGLLQKQVSDLRRIPGIGNAKATALIAAIEFARRLKWEALKGKRYSSKQLLNFLSTSLIPKNRECFVLITLSPEGSVLRAEVVATGSLEEVGVQSRDLLKIILNDAASAVIIAHNHPESGCKPSREDVWIYKNFGKLLDSLGIDLLDQWIFGIDGIYSCKEGKVLQA; encoded by the coding sequence TTGAAATCTAGCGGAAAACTCTCTGAAAGGTTGGGTCCTTTTCCCGATCCCAGAACGCGGATTGCGTATGAAGCCGAATCCCTGGAAGATTGGGAACTTTTGGCGGTACTTCTGGGAAGAGGGAATCGGGCTCAGCCGATCGAGGAATTGAGCCGCAATATCTTGCATCAAAGCAAGGGACTGGGCGGACTTCTTCAAAAACAAGTTTCGGATCTTCGTAGGATTCCCGGCATCGGCAACGCAAAGGCGACCGCCTTAATCGCCGCCATCGAATTCGCGAGACGTCTCAAATGGGAAGCGCTCAAAGGGAAACGTTATTCCTCCAAGCAGCTTCTGAACTTTTTATCCACAAGTTTAATCCCCAAAAACAGAGAATGTTTCGTTCTCATCACTCTTTCTCCCGAAGGTTCCGTGTTACGCGCCGAAGTCGTCGCGACCGGAAGTCTGGAAGAAGTCGGAGTACAAAGCCGCGACCTATTGAAGATCATCTTGAACGACGCGGCCTCCGCCGTGATCATCGCGCACAATCATCCCGAATCCGGCTGCAAACCGAGCAGAGAAGACGTTTGGATTTATAAGAATTTCGGCAAGTTGTTGGATTCTCTCGGAATCGACCTCTTGGACCAATGGATTTTTGGAATTGACGGGATCTATTCCTGTAAGGAAGGTAAGGTTCTTCAGGCGTAA
- the tsaD gene encoding tRNA (adenosine(37)-N6)-threonylcarbamoyltransferase complex transferase subunit TsaD: protein MIGMGIETSCDETSIGIVRDGKELLSLRIFSQIDLHKPYGGIVPEIASRAHLEKINLLLEEAMEEAKIGFEDLSYVAVTSSPGLTGSLMVGAQMARCIHMVYGTPILPVCHLQSHFAVLHLEGVPAEFPVLGLLLSGGNSAIYTLREFGRMELLGDTMDDALGEAFDKVAGLLNLPYPGGPHIEAKANAYVPAPDEKPILPPLLRNLPHNEVSFSFSGLKTAVMVQLEKQKDLSQERICWNFQNSAFDLVERNLKRAVAKTGIRRIFAAGGVLANGTLRKRLQSWAEKNSVELYTPKKKIYCTDNGAMVASLGYYLFQKGYQRDIDFTVSPSRQEIFT from the coding sequence ATGATCGGAATGGGAATCGAAACCAGTTGCGACGAGACCTCCATCGGAATCGTCCGCGACGGGAAAGAGTTACTCAGTCTTAGAATTTTCAGTCAGATCGATCTGCACAAACCCTACGGAGGAATCGTTCCGGAGATCGCTTCGCGCGCTCATCTGGAAAAGATCAACCTTCTCCTCGAAGAAGCGATGGAAGAAGCAAAGATCGGGTTCGAGGACCTTTCTTACGTCGCAGTGACTTCTTCCCCGGGTTTGACCGGATCTTTGATGGTCGGGGCGCAAATGGCCCGTTGCATTCACATGGTTTACGGGACTCCGATTTTACCGGTTTGTCATCTTCAATCCCACTTTGCCGTTTTACACTTGGAGGGAGTTCCCGCGGAATTCCCCGTTCTCGGATTATTACTCTCCGGCGGGAATTCCGCCATTTACACCCTGCGAGAATTTGGTAGAATGGAACTCCTCGGCGATACGATGGACGATGCTTTGGGAGAAGCCTTTGATAAAGTTGCGGGACTTTTGAATCTGCCTTATCCGGGCGGACCGCATATCGAAGCGAAAGCGAACGCCTATGTTCCCGCTCCGGACGAGAAACCGATTCTTCCTCCGCTGCTTAGGAATCTTCCTCACAACGAGGTTTCCTTCTCTTTTAGCGGACTGAAGACGGCGGTAATGGTTCAGCTGGAAAAACAAAAGGATCTTTCCCAGGAGCGGATATGTTGGAACTTTCAAAATTCAGCGTTCGATCTTGTGGAACGGAATCTCAAACGGGCCGTCGCGAAAACGGGAATTCGCCGGATCTTTGCCGCGGGGGGAGTGTTGGCAAACGGCACGCTTCGGAAACGATTGCAGTCTTGGGCTGAAAAGAATTCAGTGGAACTTTATACTCCCAAGAAAAAAATTTATTGTACCGATAACGGCGCAATGGTAGCGTCCTTGGGATACTATCTTTTTCAGAAAGGCTACCAGAGAGATATCGATTTTACGGTCAGTCCATCCAGACAGGAGATTTTTACATGA
- a CDS encoding 5-(carboxyamino)imidazole ribonucleotide synthase, whose amino-acid sequence MNRENVLLPGAKLGVMGAGQLARMFCLEVIPFGYEVSVYSPEKNSPAAGAGANEFVSEYEDVTALTDFLKKIDALTFEFENIPEIALSTIENFSERTGLKVNPSPDCIRIAQNRWKEKTSFQKAGIPTVNFYPVFTKEDKRSVPSKVKFPCILKTNTMGYDGKGQVKCKTQEELVSALADLKEFNHIVEEFFPFTDEASVILARFEDGTISHFRPSRNVHKNHILDLTFHPGEFPKSVEENLVAYAKKLAETIDYVGVFGIEFFIKGEEILCNEFAPRPHNSGHFSQDSGTISQFALQMRTLCNLPAPKNIPVKAVTMKNILGEDYKPGSVLWNRALENPYYHLHLYGKTEVRNGRKMGHWNYSGPNPESAFVDWD is encoded by the coding sequence GTGAACCGAGAGAACGTTCTTCTTCCCGGCGCTAAACTCGGGGTTATGGGCGCGGGACAACTCGCGAGAATGTTCTGCTTGGAAGTGATTCCGTTCGGATACGAAGTTTCCGTTTATTCTCCCGAAAAGAATTCTCCCGCGGCGGGTGCGGGTGCGAACGAATTCGTATCCGAATACGAAGACGTTACCGCACTGACCGATTTTCTAAAGAAGATCGACGCTCTTACATTCGAATTTGAGAATATTCCGGAAATTGCACTTTCCACCATCGAAAATTTTTCCGAACGAACGGGACTAAAAGTCAATCCGTCTCCGGACTGCATCCGAATCGCGCAAAACCGATGGAAAGAAAAAACTTCCTTTCAAAAGGCGGGGATTCCTACCGTAAACTTCTATCCCGTGTTCACGAAAGAGGACAAGCGTTCGGTTCCGTCCAAAGTCAAGTTTCCCTGCATTTTAAAAACGAACACGATGGGTTATGATGGGAAAGGTCAAGTGAAATGTAAGACGCAGGAAGAACTGGTTTCCGCGCTTGCCGATCTCAAAGAATTCAATCATATCGTGGAGGAATTTTTTCCGTTTACGGACGAGGCTTCCGTAATCTTAGCGAGATTCGAAGACGGTACGATTTCCCATTTTCGACCGTCTCGAAACGTTCATAAAAATCACATTCTGGATCTGACCTTTCATCCCGGAGAATTTCCGAAAAGCGTGGAAGAGAATCTTGTCGCTTATGCAAAAAAACTCGCTGAAACGATCGATTATGTAGGCGTTTTCGGAATCGAATTCTTTATCAAGGGAGAGGAAATTCTTTGCAATGAGTTCGCTCCGAGACCGCATAACTCCGGGCATTTCAGCCAGGACAGCGGAACAATTTCCCAATTTGCTCTTCAGATGAGAACTCTTTGTAATCTTCCCGCACCGAAGAACATCCCCGTTAAAGCGGTCACGATGAAGAACATTCTCGGCGAAGATTACAAACCCGGCTCCGTTCTCTGGAATCGAGCATTAGAAAATCCTTATTATCACCTCCACCTTTACGGAAAAACGGAGGTCCGCAACGGAAGAAAGATGGGTCACTGGAATTATTCCGGACCGAATCCGGAATCCGCGTTTGTAGACTGGGATTGA
- a CDS encoding S41 family peptidase codes for MKSKERMVWIGIVSFLSFALILPTGTVKGISKAGESYLQIFHEVLSVIHTDYVESVDEEKLYVGAIRGLISSLGDPHSRFMDKDDFSQLQEETRGSFGGLGMEVSFADGAIVVISPIEDTPAMKAGILPQDRIVEIDGKNTHDLSLSDSIKLMRGKVGTSVSIKLERKNQKEPILLTLVREMIKIRYVRSSYLEKEKLGYIKLNQFMGKDSTLSEFKKELNSLKDKGAEGLIVDLRMNPGGLLDLAITLSDLFLKPDLDIVSVRGRGGELVRVFRSTSANDKVTNLPLVVLINEGSASASEIFAGAMQDHGRGKILGTVSFGKGSVQNIYPLSHNTGIALTIQKYYTPSGKSIHGKGIQPDVVVKSVEPTEDDRFYIRKMAEKKMLEAFLAKNPNYSEANFVLFEKYLAEKGIKLSADVAKFLYKSRSQQDSHNGIPDVELDPQLRKAIEILSAPKDGEKKPTNA; via the coding sequence ATGAAAAGTAAAGAAAGAATGGTCTGGATTGGAATCGTTTCCTTTCTCAGCTTCGCACTGATTCTCCCGACAGGAACCGTAAAAGGAATTTCCAAAGCGGGAGAATCCTATCTCCAAATCTTCCACGAAGTATTGTCCGTCATCCATACCGATTACGTGGAATCCGTGGACGAAGAAAAGCTCTACGTCGGAGCGATCCGCGGATTGATTTCCTCGCTTGGCGATCCTCATTCCCGATTTATGGATAAGGATGATTTCTCCCAACTCCAAGAAGAAACGCGCGGAAGTTTCGGAGGACTCGGGATGGAAGTCTCCTTCGCAGACGGAGCCATCGTTGTCATATCGCCGATCGAAGATACTCCCGCGATGAAAGCGGGAATTCTCCCGCAGGATCGAATCGTCGAAATCGACGGGAAGAACACGCACGATCTTTCTCTTTCCGATTCCATAAAACTCATGAGAGGAAAAGTCGGAACTTCTGTGTCGATCAAACTCGAACGAAAGAATCAAAAGGAACCGATCCTTCTTACTTTAGTCCGTGAGATGATCAAGATCCGTTATGTGCGTTCTTCGTATCTGGAAAAAGAAAAACTCGGTTATATCAAACTCAATCAGTTCATGGGAAAGGACAGCACGCTTTCCGAATTCAAAAAAGAACTGAATTCCCTCAAGGACAAAGGCGCCGAAGGATTGATCGTCGACTTGAGAATGAATCCGGGCGGGCTTTTGGATCTTGCGATCACGCTTTCCGATCTTTTTCTAAAACCGGATCTTGATATCGTGTCCGTGCGGGGAAGAGGGGGAGAACTCGTTCGAGTGTTCCGCTCCACGAGCGCAAACGATAAGGTCACCAATCTACCGTTAGTCGTTCTTATCAATGAAGGGTCCGCAAGCGCTTCCGAAATTTTTGCGGGAGCGATGCAGGATCATGGAAGAGGAAAAATTCTCGGGACGGTTTCTTTCGGAAAAGGTTCCGTTCAAAACATCTATCCTCTTTCGCATAACACGGGAATCGCTCTTACGATTCAGAAATATTATACTCCGAGCGGAAAGTCGATTCACGGAAAAGGAATCCAACCCGACGTAGTCGTAAAATCGGTGGAGCCTACGGAAGACGATCGATTCTACATCCGCAAGATGGCCGAAAAGAAAATGCTCGAAGCCTTTCTTGCTAAGAATCCGAATTATTCCGAGGCGAACTTTGTCCTCTTTGAAAAGTATCTCGCTGAAAAGGGAATCAAACTTTCCGCCGACGTCGCCAAGTTCTTATACAAAAGCAGAAGCCAACAAGACAGTCACAACGGAATTCCCGACGTAGAACTGGACCCGCAGCTTCGTAAAGCGATCGAAATTCTCAGTGCTCCGAAAGACGGAGAAAAGAAACCGACAAACGCATGA
- the pssA gene encoding CDP-diacylglycerol--serine O-phosphatidyltransferase, protein MKLKLSWVPNTLTLGNLTMGFSAMLVASEAGSRGGSELQAYTLAGFFILLAALCDGLDGMAARALNATSELGADLDSLADLTAFGIAPGYLMYQMVLCEYKIDVFGKEDLFPIGMLIAAIFPICAAYRLARFNVAHDPKSFTGLPSPVAGVTVGFFPIFLNANSSPHWITITGFVLIAILMVSNIRYSKPQAAIRSKLNPTRLFLLVAGITILLALVGLNRWPWLIYGLIFFYIFSGIMTFLIHLIQEFRVKLD, encoded by the coding sequence ATGAAACTCAAACTAAGTTGGGTTCCTAACACTCTTACACTCGGAAATCTCACGATGGGATTCAGCGCTATGCTCGTTGCATCCGAAGCCGGTTCCAGGGGCGGAAGCGAGTTACAGGCTTACACACTTGCAGGATTCTTTATATTGCTTGCGGCTCTCTGCGACGGACTCGACGGTATGGCCGCAAGAGCGCTCAACGCGACATCCGAATTGGGAGCCGATCTGGACAGTCTTGCGGATTTGACCGCGTTCGGAATCGCTCCGGGTTATCTGATGTATCAGATGGTTCTCTGCGAATACAAGATCGACGTATTCGGTAAGGAAGATCTTTTCCCGATCGGAATGCTCATCGCCGCGATTTTCCCGATCTGCGCCGCGTATCGACTCGCACGTTTCAACGTCGCACACGATCCGAAATCCTTTACGGGACTTCCTTCTCCTGTGGCGGGTGTAACCGTCGGATTTTTTCCGATCTTTTTGAACGCGAACTCCTCTCCTCATTGGATTACGATCACCGGTTTCGTTTTGATCGCGATCTTGATGGTTTCCAACATACGTTATTCGAAACCGCAAGCGGCCATTCGATCCAAACTCAATCCTACGAGATTGTTTCTGCTCGTAGCGGGAATCACCATTCTTCTCGCTCTTGTAGGACTCAACCGCTGGCCTTGGCTGATCTACGGATTGATTTTCTTTTACATCTTTTCCGGAATCATGACCTTTCTCATTCACTTGATTCAAGAATTCCGAGTGAAGCTGGATTGA
- the purE gene encoding 5-(carboxyamino)imidazole ribonucleotide mutase — MNIKVAIIMGSHSDWETMKEAELILKDFGVSVHKEIVSAHRSPELMLEFSKNAKQAGYSVIIAGAGGAAHLPGMVASMTTLPVLGVPVQSKALNGLDSLLSIVQMPGGVPVGTLAIGTAGAKNAGLLALRILSLQSVELSEKLEQYRIKIREEALSKNKDLL; from the coding sequence TTGAACATAAAAGTGGCAATCATCATGGGCAGTCATTCCGATTGGGAAACGATGAAGGAAGCCGAGTTGATCCTAAAGGATTTCGGAGTTAGTGTTCATAAAGAAATCGTTTCGGCTCACAGATCCCCCGAACTTATGTTGGAATTTTCCAAGAACGCGAAACAAGCCGGTTACTCCGTCATCATCGCCGGAGCAGGAGGAGCCGCTCATCTTCCCGGTATGGTTGCGTCGATGACAACTCTTCCCGTACTGGGAGTTCCGGTTCAAAGCAAAGCGCTCAACGGATTGGACAGTCTTCTTTCCATCGTTCAAATGCCGGGCGGTGTTCCCGTGGGGACTCTCGCGATCGGAACGGCGGGTGCGAAGAATGCGGGCCTTCTCGCTCTGAGAATTCTTTCCTTACAAAGCGTTGAACTTTCCGAAAAACTCGAACAATATCGGATCAAAATTCGAGAAGAAGCCCTCTCCAAAAACAAGGATCTTCTGTGA
- a CDS encoding LA_1448 family UV-C exposure upregulated protein: protein MFQRNFFLFILLLFVLQCSPPKKDITDGDLKRVLERVSIARINANLKASSGKAAPNDLTFFLEACSVYRLDPDSVLDRLKEKSPALHEALLKQYEK, encoded by the coding sequence GTGTTTCAACGAAATTTCTTCCTCTTTATTCTCCTCCTTTTCGTTCTCCAGTGCAGTCCTCCTAAAAAAGATATCACCGACGGTGATCTAAAAAGGGTTCTGGAACGGGTCAGCATCGCGAGAATCAACGCGAACCTCAAGGCTTCTTCCGGAAAAGCCGCACCCAACGATCTCACATTTTTTCTCGAAGCCTGTTCAGTCTACAGACTGGATCCCGATAGTGTACTGGATCGACTGAAGGAAAAAAGTCCCGCGCTGCACGAGGCATTGCTCAAACAATATGAAAAGTAA
- a CDS encoding LIC12298 family protein, with protein MIIRSLQESANYQRKRGGLAGAGPNWKERARAGESNLKSFADYLEEAFEGEVVQKGTWFADSLSELSKNNLKRI; from the coding sequence ATGATCATTCGATCTCTGCAAGAATCAGCAAATTACCAGAGAAAACGCGGTGGTCTCGCCGGTGCCGGTCCTAACTGGAAGGAACGGGCTCGCGCGGGTGAGTCGAATCTTAAATCCTTCGCGGATTATCTGGAAGAAGCGTTTGAAGGGGAAGTAGTTCAAAAGGGAACCTGGTTTGCAGATTCACTTTCTGAGCTCAGTAAAAACAACCTGAAGCGGATTTGA